The genomic interval GCATATCTAACTATCCAATGGAACTgtctaaaaaattttgttattccATGTTTAAAACTGTCGAGTTCATTGACAGAGACTTGGAAATGATCCTAAAATGGAAAATTGCAGTCAAATCAAGTGAGATGGATGGATTCCTGTGAATTGCACTGCATCCTTTTCTTTGATCAACCTTATCCTTTGCCAAGAGCTGTCTCTGTCAGTCTGTCGAAGATTCTAAGATAATAACTAGGAAAGTAGATGGAAGCCAAGTGCGGGTTCTTGTCCTAGGCAGAAGTTTCTCAAGTAGTCACGCCCGCCCACAGGGACAAAGAGGAAGCGAATAGTACTACAAAATACCACTTCCTTCAcgagaaaaaatattataatactAATAGTAATGATAGACAAAGCAGCCGTAATATCTACGACCAAaagtagtaaaaaaaaatggtttttaATACAACTTCCAGGATCAGGATCTGGTCAACAGCGTTGAAAACAGAGCCCTGTAAGCGAAAGACAATTCTTCCACGTCAAGAAAACGATGGGATCTACGTTGGTCGGGGTTTAGCCACGAGTCATCGCTCCGCTTATGACCCATACAAAAGACGCCACGTACGTCCCGCTGCTTTCCACTTCATGAACACCAAAAAGACAAAAGTTTCACCCGAATGCTTCCCAAAAAGACAAGTTTTTCTTCGTTCCCAAGGAATCCTCAGCTTCGTCCTGGCTGACCCTGACCTCATCCCAATCGAAAACAGGGTATAAACGTTGGCTATTTCTCATATCCTCCAGACGGAGTAGTCACACATATAAACacccaaaacaaaagaaagttgAAAGGAACAACTTGCAAAGCCACACACAGCCACAGGCCGTCTGAGATTGTTCATGAGTGAGTTCCTGTTCCAATTTTCTGCTCTTTAACTTTCTATTTACTTTGAGGTTCCTGTTTTGGTACTTGAATCTCCAGAAAAACTGAATCAGGTATGAGTTCCCCTATGATTAGAAACAGCGGCTCTTCGGTTATGGAGGATGGTGTTAGAGCTCGTAATAAGAAGCCCCGGAGGAGAAGAAATGGACGTGAATCAGTAGAGGACACGATTGAGAAGTGGAAGAAGTACAACAACGACCAACTTCAACTTGGTGAAGAAGTTGGGCTCAAAAAGGTTGGTAAGGTTCCGGCCAAGGGTTCCAAAAAGGGGTGTATGCAAGGTAAAGGAGGGCCAGAGAACTCCAGATGCAAGTATAGAGGTGTAAGACAAAGGATTTGGGGCAAGTGGGTGGCAGAAATTCGACAACCGATAAACGGGGTTCGTGTAGGAAATAAAGGGAACAACAGGCTTTGGCTTGGAACGTTCTCTAACGCCATTGAAGCAGCTCTTGCTTATGATAAGGCTGCAAAGGCTATGTATGGTCCATACGCTCGCCTCAATTTCCCTGATCATTCCGAGGAATCAGCCGTGCATAACTCAAATAATGAGTCAGCTTCATCAACTAATGAAACTTGTTCGACTGAGTCTACTTCAATATCAAATTCGTTTGCTGAAAAAGCTAAGGAATCAAGTGTACATTACTCGTCCCCTGTAGAAGAACCTGAACTTCATGTAGTTGAAGAATCAAAGGTCTGTTTAGTGGATAAACCGATGGAGAAACGTGATTGTTCTCAAGTTTATATAAATGAGGAAGCAGGATGTATAGCAGAGGACACTGCAACAGAAACGAGAGGTACGGAATACAATTCAAGAAACGACTGCAAACCTTATAAAGAGCAGGGAGTTGAAGTTGAGACGTTAAAGGAAGCCATGGATCATGAACTTACAGAACTTATGAGACTTCACAACGACACAAATGATTACCTGCACAATGAGCTCAAAGATGAGGGATGCCAATTGAGTATCAATTTTCTGGATTCTGATGATTATAATTTGCAGACACCAtttaagaagaaagaaatggaatcAGAAGTAGAACTATCGCAAAACATGTTATCAAGTGCTTACAGTGGCTTCAATTTTAGACCGAATTACATGGACAATGAAGAACAAGATGCGGGTATTTCAATTATTGACTTGGAGCCTTCTAATGATGTTAAAGTTGAGATGCCCGTAACAAGGGAAAACTGGAAATGTGAACTTGCTGGGAGTATTGAATCCATTGattataatattttctctGGTAAAGATGATAACTTGCAGACTGAGCTTACTGGTGGTAACCTCAGCTTAGGTTTTTGTTATAAGCCTTCAAGTGAAATGAAAGCAGAAGCGCCTGTACTAATGGAAGAAGTGGAGGTTGAACCTGGGGGATTTACTGATTTTAATAGCTATAAAGGTTTTGGTAAAACTTATGATCACATGCCTTATGAGCCCACAGATATGATCTGCGAGCGACAAATGAATGCTACTACACCTACTGATTTCAAAGCTCAGACGCCTATAAATTATGGTGGCTTCAACAGCTTCAAGGATAAATTGGACTTTCTGCATAGTTGGCCAGCAGAAGCCATAACTGATGTGAAGCCTTTTGCCTTGATTAGAAACGACAACTGCGGATTGAGACCGAAGGAAAGTTACAATTCTGACCAATTTGAGTCCTCTTCTACCAGCTACCCTGAAAGAGGTGGGTTGCAGGACCCCATAGCAGAGGCACAGGGTGGCTTCAACCAATATGAGACAGGCTTTGGTGAAGATTACAAGTTGGAATTTTCGAGGCCTGATGTTGATTTGGACTTGGGTACTGATTTATGGTTTCCTGAGCATGGATTCTAGGAATTTTGGGGCTTACTTAGCCCATGAAGATTGTGATCCTCAGTAGCTGCCTTGgattgcaataaaatcaaacatcTCAGACATACTACACTTTGTCTCTCTTAGCAAATTTTGTCAGAAGCAATGTTATACTCTTGTGATTATTTAAGTTCATTGTTGTTTGAACCATTGTCTTTGTTTCAAGTTTTGTCTTCTTCCCTATGAATGTTTTCTCACATAGTTGCTCAGCAAgtaaattcttttctcttctgtGTGAAGGGTCATTTTCTCAGTATCTCACGTCACACCACAATTTTCACAATAAAGTTAAAGAAATAGACATCACATTTTCTATTGATTGATGAAAAAACAGTAAAATGTGGAGCCACTGTCAAGgaaaatatgaatgaaatatACAATAAGCTGTAAACAAATTTACAATGCTGATTATGCCattgaaaaaagagaaaatgcaGCTTCTAATGGGGTCAACCCTATCTTAAGTCTGGTCGAGCAGCTTCTAAAATCTACTCATGTTGAATCCAATTAGCCTCGCTAAAGTTAAGTGGTCTTTGAAGTTCGAATGCTGCGGCACTCTCTCATGAGTGATACTTTTGCCACCGCCACCACTTTCCCATGTCCACCCTGAAAGCGTTTTAACATCTGAAACTGATAACAGCAAAGCTTTGGCCAGGCAACTTAAGGCATTCTTATCCATTTCTACTCTCCATATCAGAATaaatcattttccatggtccCGTTTTTGTGCCCAACCTAACATTAAACAGTTCAGTCTGACAAGATAtttcaaattatgatttgaaaaGCTTTTCCAACATTCAATTACTGTGATAATGTAAGAAAAGGATATTGCCTCCCTAATAATCGGAAACCAAATTACCTCCAAATTCCAGCTACCACACGCAAAGCCATGAAGAGAAATAAGCCTGTCCAGACTCCAGCAAGACTGAACACAGGAGCAGCCACAAGTAGGAATGCTGATGAGATTAATCCGACTAGAACCTACCAATCACATATGGGAAGCTTAGGGAGGATAAAAACATATAGTTTGCCAACGATTAGTAGCAAATGCAACTTTGTCAAACATTAGTAAGAAAGGATGTTAAAGAACCATAGAGACGGCAGCATATTCATAGTCTGAAACTCCATAGTAGAGCCCATCAAGTACAAAAGCAATAGCATTCACTGGCTGAGAGCTGGCAACAAACTGCAAAATAGTATCAATGTCAGATATGTCTGACACTCAAGAGCCTCAATCACGACACATGATGCATATTCCAGGAAATCCAAAACATAAAGATGCTTTGTCCAATGTGATTACGCGATACATTTCATTCGGTATATGAGACCAAAAAGCAATGTAAAAGAAATGATGTCATGCTTATAAGAAACTGATCTATTAAGGACCAAATATGACAAGTCTGATCCCTTGAGCAGAAAGCTTGAAGATACTCTCACTTGGAAAGGAGCAACTTCAGGCCAGTACACTGTCGGATTTTTCTGCAAGCTAAACTCAATGCGAAGAGGCAGCAGAGACAATATTTGGAAGAAAATATGGTCTAATCTTGCACCACACCGGATTGAAATGTTCTGCTGGCAGATTTTGCATGAGAAGGTGGCAGTCAAGTACGAACTTTTGAGAAGAGGGCTACACAATCAGGAAACAGCTGGCTGTGTCCTTTGAAAAAAAGACTTGGGGGAAGGTTAACCATTTGTTTCTTAACTGTGAGGTGGTGTGGCAAGTGTGGATGAGATGGAGTGCTGAATGGGGAGTTTGTTGGGTGGTTCCTGGCTGATTGAGAGAGTTTTTTGAAATCTGGAACAACACTGCTCTTAGGGAAGGTGAAGTTCAAGTGTGGGCAATGGTGTTTTATGCAATCTCTTGGTCAGTATGGCTCCAAAGGAATGAAGTTGTTTTTAGAGGAGTTAATTGGGATGCTAACCAGATTTGGGAAAATAGCAAGTTGAGAGTTGCGGTGTGGGCCAAAGCCAAATGGCCTCATAAGAATGGTTCGACAATTGATACTTATCGGAACCCTTCACTTGGGGCAGCAATAACACAACTAAAACAAGGTAGAAAGGCAAATGGATGGGCTACACCAGCTCCGAGGGaaatgaaatttaatgttGATGAAGCCACAAAAGGCAGCCCTGGAGAGTCCGGAATAGGGGGGGTGATGAGAGATGAACATGGACAcattaaaatcatgttttccAAATCCATAGGGGTGGGGGATGCTAACTTGgctgaaattatagctataaGGGAGGCGTTCATTCTCTCTATAGCTTCCAAATGGGGACAAACGAAGTCGTTGATTATTGAGAGGGACTCAAGCAATGCAGTCAAATGGGTGAATCAGCCGACCAAAGGGCCATGGAGATTACAGAAGTGGATCCTTCACGTTGAGAGATTGAAGAGAGAAGTGATAAGCTGGCAGATTAACCACACGTTTGGAGGGAATAATCAGTTGGCTGATAGACTGGCCAAAGCAGGAATTCAACGTGTACAGGATCTTATCAATGAGCTGGACTAGAGTGGGTGACAATGAGTATGCGAAAGTTTTGTTCAGATACTTTTTCATGATGCTGCAGTGGGTGGTTTTATCAGGTTGGAGATGCTTTTACTTGATTTTGTGTGTTTTTGGGATCTGTGGCTTTTTGGTTTTCACATCCTTATGTTGGGATGACTCTGCTAGGAAGACCCTTTGGTGGCTGAATGTGGTCTAGGTTTTGTAGAGATTGATGTTTTTGGACtttctttattgttttgagtaTGAATATGATGTGTACTGGACAGTCAGTTGCCTACTTTGTTCTTAGGCTTAGGAGGTTATGCTTGTATATTGAAAGAGTTCAGAGAGGGTTTTTTGTGTACATGGCTTTTGAGGGCTACCCGGGAGGTATAGGGAGGCCAGGATTCCCCTCCTTTTTGTATAGATTTTTGGGTACAGGGCATGTGGTGTTGATTCAGGGAGGTTACCTTCTAAGTGAAGAGTAACAGATTTGAACTGCTTGTTTTTTCCCAGAGATAAACCTGTTTGGTTTCCTCTGATCTGAATACATTattaactttcaaaaaaaaaaaggtacatAATAATTCTGAAAGTGGCTTCACACTCATTAATAACCAACAATCCAGAAGTTTTTAGAGCATTCTGACGGTTAATCAGAATCTATTCAAAAAGTATCACAAAAGTGTATATGAGGCAGTCACTTACCAGAGTACCTGACAAGGCAATTTGGAGAACTTCTGAATCTGTGCTAAATAACCCAGAAAATGCTCCAAATCCAAGGAATAAGAAGACAGCCAACGAAAATCCTGTTCCTAAACCAATCTGCTTGACAATCAAGAGACGAGATAATAAAACTGGTTCAGTtacataaaaagtaaataaaatttaaaataaaatgtagaAGTTGGTTTATAAACCAGTAGAACACTGTAAATCACTCGGCGAGCTTGTTGATAATTTTCTTGGGAGTAATCAGTGGCAAGAAGAGCCTGTTACAGAAACAATATGATGAATGAAAAGTAGTTTCATAGAAATCCATTCAGCAAGTTCCATTTAATGCTACTTAACATGGATGCCAATTGCCACCAGTATCCTACATTTGGTTCTCCCGCTAAAGATAGTTAGAAAAACCCAGGACATGCTACCTGACCAGAAAGTGCTAAAGCATCAGTAAGCAACGATACTGCCAACCAAACTTGTATGCAAATCTGATGACCAGCCATAGGAATAGGGCCCTGCCTAGCTGCCAGAGATGTTGCAAGGGTGAGAGTTCCAAGAGTGGCTATTGTCCTGACAATGAGAAGTCCACCTGCATATACCATAACCATTTCCATACTTAAAATTTGGCTGTTTCACACTGGAAGTATTTTACAGGATGTATGTtgttaaaatttgttttatgtaGCTTAATATAAGAAAAAGGTAGGCAGATAGTGAAAGTACGTAATATCAGCATAAAAATATCAGCataaaaataacaactaaCGCTAGTCTTAATCTCAGGACATTATATGACTAAGATATTCTAACTTAAAATAGAATCATTATCAGTGTAAGAAAGGACTAGGTTTCACTATTATATCAGTGGAGCTGCAAAGTACTTGAGCTATTAATTTAAAACCTCCTAAATCTGATAAATTTGTACGACATGCATCAATGGTCCCAAAGTAGCTATCAGCTTTTTTTGCTGCAATTTTATTCCATACAATCTTGGCCAGTTGATCTATTGTTACAGTTCCAAAATAGAATTTCCTGTTATTTTTTGCAAGTTCAATATCTTCAAATGACTATTTACTTTAAAATTAACAGACTAAGAGAATCCTAGGACAAGTCAAAGGAAATTTAATATCGCTTAAATTAGCTGGCAAGAAATGTACCAGATTTTATATATAGGGCGACTTTTCTCCAATCAACACTAGGAGAGATCAGTACAACTTTCCCATTCAACTCCCAGAGAAGAATAATGGCTATCAAATATCTAGTTacaaataaatgaaatgaatttagtagaagtaaaatatcaaaataacttCCAAAGTTGGCAGAAATATTATGAGCCAAGTACACTAGTATCATTAAGTTTACCACATTATTGACGTACTCAGAAGTCACAGTAGCAACTGCAGCACCACCAACGCCAAAACCAATGGgaaatatcaaaattgcatCCAATATTGCATTCAGTAAGTTGCCTGCACCTGTTAATCCGAAGGAAAATTAGCTTTACTCAGTAACTACTATATGCATCAAGACAATAACTAACCTACTTGCATGACTAAATTAGAGTAATATTTGGATATGGAAAAATGCTATTTTATCCTTTGTTCTTAATTTTGCACTTAGTATTTCAAGAAGTTTGGTTCGTCTTGAACAAAATCAACCATAGTGGCAAACTGGCAATTATGTTTGTGAACTAATGAGTTACAAAATAATGAGAGAAGTTGAAATTGGATATGTTAAGAGgaagaatgaaaaagataaagataaaaatgtaGCCTATCACTGCTCATCTTTACAAACTAACTTTTTGGAATCTTTCTCTATTATTGACTATTGGCTGGGAACTGGGTCTAGCAATTCTTAAACCACTGAAAGCTTTTCATTTCCTCATATGCTAATAAGTAATTGATTTCTGCAGAGAACATCTGGCTAGGTTTAGATTCCATAAAAGGCGCAGGATGTGTTTCAGTGTAACACACTGCAAATGAGCATCAAAGAGGCCCCTAGAgaggatttaattttaaaacagAAGGCATGTTGCAATACTTGCCAATGGCGTACAAAGGTGTCTTGGTATCCTTAAATCCACGAAAAGTGCCTTGAGCAGCAAGTGCAATTACAATTGGCGGGGCACCAAAGGCCCTCCAGGAGAGAAACTGCTCAGCTGGTCCACGCATTGGTGAATCCTATGaaataaggaaagaaaaaaaatggaataaGATATATAGAATTAGAgcattaacattttaaaaaaaaagataataaatctATAATTAGCTAGCCTGACATACAACAGGTATACCCATGATATTCAATAAGAAACCCGAGCCAACTGAGAGTGCAACAGCTTCTGCAATGCCAAGGCCAGCAGCAAGTGCCAGGGAAGTGGATACTGAGGGAAGAACTTTCTTGCCTTGATGCTCAAATTCACCATCTTAATCATAACCAAAAGCCATCATTAACTAAAAGTTTCAACCAAAAAATATCATCATAGAATTGCACATGCTTATTAGCTTTTCGACTGAAATTACCATTACTGTTTTTACCAATCAATGCTTGCTCTTCAGCAACAAAGGACGTGGTGATATTAAGTAAAGGAACATTAAACAACTTTGACACGAGATTGAATATTGATACTGATACCCCAACCGCCGCCAATTCAACCGACCCTGCACCAGAAAATCCAATAAACTCATCAGCcgttgtttttatttttaggggAAATTCCAAATTCAAGTTCAACAAAGGTAAATACCCAAATGGCCAACAAAGGCTGTATCGACAAGTGAAGCAATGGGGTCGGCAGCCAAAGCCAACGCAGCAGGTAATGCAATTGACAGAATCTCTAATCCAAGCTCATCTATCTTAAACCCATCTCTGCAAACACCCCCCCAaccccaaaaaaaagaaaagaacaaaaaaggaggctcaaatatttaaatttcagGAACACATCAAGCCTAACATATATTAGCTGTGACAAAACTGTACCTTAACCGGCGAAAGAGAAGCGAAGAAGTCGGGTCAGAGTCAGCAATACCAACAGGTTTGGAAGGGAGACGGGATCGAGATTTTTCAGGTTGAACATTTTGTTGTTGGGGTGAGGTTTTGAGCGAAGTGGTGGAGTTCTTGTGCTTTGAGGACTTAGGAAGAATTGGAGTACAGAGTGAGAAACTGCGGTTCCTGGAGAGTTTGTGAGGCTTGAGAAAAGGGTGTTTCGCCGCATTGAATTTAGAACGAAAGTGAGAGAGGGTGGCAGCCATTTTTGTCCGAGCTGCCTTCCTCTTTCCACTCCGAGAACAGAGCGAGAGCACTTTGAATCCTAGTGACGATGTCTAGGAGCCATATGTTTTCTCAGGTTTTTTGTTGCCTGGCGGTGGTGTCAACTGAATTTTAACGGCCACAGGGTTTGCCCTTTACCATATTATCTTTAAGCGGGCATGTCTTTTTGACTTTTGGTTTACTTGCTTCGCTTTCTCAGCCTGGTTGCTCAGCCCATTTGCTATTGGGTTAGGATACAGGTTTACTGTTTACGCGATCTGGGCCATTTGAATCTTTGCCTGTGCCTCTTATTTTTCCTTACCACAAGCTAAGAAGTGATGCAAGTTTCTAAATTCATTTCCATGCCATGAATGAGGAAGCTAGAAGATTAAGGAGACAGCCCCCAGTTACCATTGGAgtaaggaaaataaagaggtGAGCAATGAACTATATTCGATTGATTGACACATGTCTTTCTTCTTTCGACAGGAACTTGGGGCAGAAAACCGGGGGTTTCAGGATTTCAgtatattctagtgttttttttACCTTGTGGATAAAGTCCCAAGTCCAACTTACgactttcttctctctctcaggTTTCTGTCAGGGTAGCTAGCATTCATAACTGACATTCGATGAAATACCAAACAAAGggaaataaatatatatgatatgattTTAGCCACACACCCTAGTTtccaaaagataaaagaaagaaaggagccTCAAGTCTGGGACAAATGTAGTCAGGTCATGCATCCTTGTCACATTGGTCAGTTCTTATCTGGGAAAAAGAGGCAAAAGTTTTGAAAGCCCACAAATTTTTTCCTCAGatgataataataacaataataataaaagctCAAAAATTCAAATGCCAGGGTTACTCTATTATTCCAGTTACACGGATGGACCATGGTGACAGATAGGCAAAACTCTGACTGCTTGCAACTATTGGTGCACATGGTTGTAAGCAATTCATGCACTATATGTTCACGtttattgaaaagaaaaagaataacaaaaagtgGACTTGGCAACTTTTCACTTGACTTGCGCCCTATGCAACTGAGGATGTCTGCAATCCCTTGTATCAACAAGTTGAGGTTATTCATTATTCAATAGGACTTGGCAtagaaaaaatggaaaaaatccCTGAATCCCATATCATGCCAACCCCATTTGTTGGAGTAGAGGGAATGCTGCCTGCCTGGAGGAGAATGGCTGGCCGCTTGCATGGTAAGGCTAGCAAGAGGAGTTCCTGCAGAGGCACATGGCAAGCCTTGAATCTCATTCAATGCCACTGTTAGCAAAAGACAAAGGGTTTTCATGATATTGTTAAGTAGATAATCAGTCTTGTTCAATACCTCATAACAGTGTTGAATTATGATATGATCAGCTTGTCTCGAAATACATTAGGGTAACAAGACTCGAATCTAACACAAATTATtggaaaaagacaaaaatatcaaTCCAGAATGACACAGTTTGCATGTTACTGAGGTTAAGTCAAACTAGCGaacttttctttcaaacaaaaattctAAGAAAATACAAGCACTGAGTGACCCCCCCGCTGCCATGTTCAGGCATCAATATGCAAAGCGAGAGAGGCATCAGCTTCAGTTGTCCTTTAACAAGTATGAGGACCTTGTTTGTCACATTTTCCAATAATTGAAAAGAAGCCATGGCAATAGAGAAAACAAAGggcaaaaaaaattcagcaCTAGTGTTTTTTTAGTGGTAGCAGAGAAGGAAGCGTGGAAATACAGTCACCTGGAAGTGGGATTAAAAATATCCGAAAGTTCGGAAAGAGTACAGATATTGCAAAAAATGAGGCAGATGAAGAAAGGGACCGTGGCTTACACGAAGTTGAGAAACAAGTCAAAACCTCCCTCTCCAACTCCTCTTCTGCAAAGGATTAAGTCCTGCAacaaccccccccccccttttttttttttttcttttccattgcAATGAGGGTCAAGGAAAACTAGCGGCCAAAATCAGGTTCCATGGATGTTGCCAATTGCCATTGGAGATCCACGGAAAATCATCAGAAGCCACATATGTAATAGATGTTAGAATCAGATATATGTTATAAACAAACGACAATAACGAAAAAACCAACAAACAGAACAGGGCAAACCAAAACTGTTTTTCGTTTGTCTAACCAAGATGCTTACGGAACTAAacgaaaaatgaaattaatcacTCATTCTCTTCAAGATCTTTCAGTGCTTCTTATTGTTTGAAGAGAAGAAACGGTAGTCGAGAAAGCTCAGACAttttataaagaaagaaaccaaCACCCTTGATAAAATTTGCTACCAAGATTGGTAGAGCCTAGAGAGGTGAAGATGATGATGGAGGAGGAAATGCAGCAGCACTATGTACCCCACACgaatctttcttcatttctcgGACTGAGAGACAGAGCAAGAGCAAGAAGAACCGATGAAACTCAGGATGGATAGCGCTAATGAGGATCAGATTATACAATCCATAAGATTCAAGATCATCAATGGCGCTATCCCTCCTGAGCTTAACAGGCTCTTCTATACTAAAAAACATATCTTCTGCTTTATGTCATAGCttcagaaacaaaaacaagttCCCGGAGCAAGGCCAAACAAaccaagtaaaaaaaaagagggtaAACCCCGGTTAATGGTCTGCTCAGGTAATGTTGGTGAGGGAGTTAAAAGAAGAGCGGCCTGTATTTATAGCAGCTGAGGGAGAGAACGTGGGGGGTGAGAAATGCAGACAAACGTCACCTCCTCCTGGAGCCATGAGAAAGCTTGACTAACTTAAAACTCTTTTATTTGACAATGTGGGGAGGGACGgatttgatatgtatattattacTTTTCTTTGCCTCGTCTTTTTAATAACTCTGCCGACTACGGTACTAGAGGAAATTGTACATGAAAAATCCATCTTTTGGCTCACAAATGGGACCGTATTTTTGCCATAATTGTACATTAATTGCACTGtttctttgcttttgttttttatttatttctcttcttcttctgctgctgctgctgaaTTTTCAAAGGCTACCCAACACTTCTTTCTACCCTTCATGATTACTTCTCCTTTTCGGTTAATCTTCTGATTAATGATTATGATCTTACATAATGTAGTTTtaatcatctttttttttccaacagAAACTCTAGCCATGATGAAGGGTGTCTTCATCTTTGCTTGTTCTCAACTCTGCCCTGCTAAACCTAACAGGATTGGTTCAACAGCCCACCAGTACCTGCTTCCATTGGCTGTAAAAAAACTTGCCTACATGGAAAATCTTTCTCAACTTTGGTTCAATTCCAGCATTGAACACAATTTTCAGACTAATTTGCAGAACTTCTCGAGTACTTTGATCATTGCCATCTCCATTAATGGAAAAAGATGTGATTGTAATGCAATTTTACAATGTGGGCCTCTGTCTACAccactttaaaaaaatctattatCATTGAGAGACTGTTTCCTAATTGTTTGGTGTTGCAGAAAAcaactttattatatttggGAAGTTTCCTTCTCTATGATAATAACATTG from Theobroma cacao cultivar B97-61/B2 chromosome 5, Criollo_cocoa_genome_V2, whole genome shotgun sequence carries:
- the LOC18597455 gene encoding dehydration-responsive element-binding protein 2C gives rise to the protein MSMSSPMIRNSGSSVMEDGVRARNKKPRRRRNGRESVEDTIEKWKKYNNDQLQLGEEVGLKKVGKVPAKGSKKGCMQGKGGPENSRCKYRGVRQRIWGKWVAEIRQPINGVRVGNKGNNRLWLGTFSNAIEAALAYDKAAKAMYGPYARLNFPDHSEESAVHNSNNESASSTNETCSTESTSISNSFAEKAKESSVHYSSPVEEPELHVVEESKVCLVDKPMEKRDCSQVYINEEAGCIAEDTATETRGTEYNSRNDCKPYKEQGVEVETLKEAMDHELTELMRLHNDTNDYLHNELKDEGCQLSINFLDSDDYNLQTPFKKKEMESEVELSQNMLSSAYSGFNFRPNYMDNEEQDAGISIIDLEPSNDVKVEMPVTRENWKCELAGSIESIDYNIFSGKDDNLQTELTGGNLSLGFCYKPSSEMKAEAPVLMEEVEVEPGGFTDFNSYKGFGKTYDHMPYEPTDMICERQMNATTPTDFKAQTPINYGGFNSFKDKLDFLHSWPAEAITDVKPFALIRNDNCGLRPKESYNSDQFESSSTSYPERGGLQDPIAEAQGGFNQYETGFGEDYKLEFSRPDVDLDLGTDLWFPEHGF
- the LOC18597456 gene encoding protein DETOXIFICATION 44, chloroplastic isoform X3; its protein translation is MAATLSHFRSKFNAAKHPFLKPHKLSRNRSFSLCTPILPKSSKHKNSTTSLKTSPQQQNVQPEKSRSRLPSKPVGIADSDPTSSLLFRRLRDGFKIDELGLEILSIALPAALALAADPIASLVDTAFVGHLGSVELAAVGVSVSIFNLVSKLFNVPLLNITTSFVAEEQALIDGEFEHQGKKVLPSVSTSLALAAGLGIAEAVALSVGSGFLLNIMGIPVDSPMRGPAEQFLSWRAFGAPPIVIALAAQGTFRGFKDTKTPLYAIGAGNLLNAILDAILIFPIGFGVGGAAVATVTSEYLIAIILLWELNGKVVLISPSVDWRKVALYIKSGGLLIVRTIATLGTLTLATSLAARQGPIPMAGHQICIQVWLAVSLLTDALALSGQALLATDYSQENYQQARRVIYSVLLIGLGTGFSLAVFLFLGFGAFSGLFSTDSEVLQIALSGTLFVASSQPVNAIAFVLDGLYYGVSDYEYAAVSMVLVGLISSAFLLVAAPVFSLAGVWTGLFLFMALRVVAGIWRLGTKTGPWKMIYSDMESRNG
- the LOC18597456 gene encoding protein DETOXIFICATION 44, chloroplastic isoform X1 — its product is MAATLSHFRSKFNAAKHPFLKPHKLSRNRSFSLCTPILPKSSKHKNSTTSLKTSPQQQNVQPEKSRSRLPSKPVGIADSDPTSSLLFRRLRDGFKIDELGLEILSIALPAALALAADPIASLVDTAFVGHLGSVELAAVGVSVSIFNLVSKLFNVPLLNITTSFVAEEQALIGKNSNDGEFEHQGKKVLPSVSTSLALAAGLGIAEAVALSVGSGFLLNIMGIPVDSPMRGPAEQFLSWRAFGAPPIVIALAAQGTFRGFKDTKTPLYAIGAGNLLNAILDAILIFPIGFGVGGAAVATVTSEYLIAIILLWELNGKVVLISPSVDWRKVALYIKSGGLLIVRTIATLGTLTLATSLAARQGPIPMAGHQICIQVWLAVSLLTDALALSGQALLATDYSQENYQQARRVIYSVLLIGLGTGFSLAVFLFLGFGAFSGLFSTDSEVLQIALSGTLFVASSQPVNAIAFVLDGLYYGVSDYEYAAVSMVLVGLISSAFLLVAAPVFSLAGVWTGLFLFMALRVVAGIWRLGTKTGPWKMIYSDMESRNG
- the LOC18597456 gene encoding protein DETOXIFICATION 44, chloroplastic isoform X2, giving the protein MAATLSHFRSKFNAAKHPFLKPHKLSRNRSFSLCTPILPKSSKHKNSTTSLKTSPQQQNVQPEKSRSRLPSKPVGIADSDPTSSLLFRRLRDGFKIDELGLEILSIALPAALALAADPIASLVDTAFVGHLGSVELAAVGVSVSIFNLVSKLFNVPLLNITTSFVAEEQALIGKNSNDGEFEHQGKKVLPSVSTSLALAAGLGIAEAVALSVGSGFLLNIMGIPVDSPMRGPAEQFLSWRAFGAPPIVIALAAQGTFRGFKDTKTPLYAIGAGNLLNAILDAILIFPIGFGVGGAAVATVTSEYLIAIILLWELNGKVVLISPSVDWRKVALYIKSGGLLIVRTIATLGTLTLATSLAARQGPIPMAGHQICIQVWLAVSLLTDALALSGQALLATDYSQENYQQARRVIYSVLLIGLGTGFSLAVFLFLGFGAFSGLFSTDSEVLQIALSGTLFVASSQPVNAIAFVLDGLYYGVSDYEYAAVSMVLVGLISSAFLLVAAPVFSLAGVWTGLFLFMALRVVAGIWRLNCLMLGWAQKRDHGK